A single window of Dermacentor albipictus isolate Rhodes 1998 colony chromosome 1, USDA_Dalb.pri_finalv2, whole genome shotgun sequence DNA harbors:
- the Vha55 gene encoding V-type proton ATPase subunit B has translation MPDVKSAVAASKEHTLAVTRDYISQPRLVYKTVCGVNGPLVILDEVKFPKYAEIVHLVLADGSARTGQVLEVSGSKAVVQVFEGTSGIDAKNTVCEFTGDILRIPVSEDMLGRVFNGSGKPIDKGPPVLAEDFLDIQGQPINPWSRIYPEEMIQTGISAIDVMNSIARGQKIPIFSAAGLPHNDIAAQICRQAGLVKLPGKSVLDSSEDNFAIVFAAMGVNMETARFFKQDFEENGSMENVCLFLNLANDPTIERIITPRLALTTAEFLAYQCEKHVLVILTDMSSYAEALREVSAAREEVPGRRGFPGYMYTDLATIYERAGRVEGRNGSITQIPILTMPNDDITHPIPDLTGYITEGQVYVDRQLHNRQIYPPINVLPSLSRLMKSAIGEGMTRKDHADVSNQLYACYAIGKDVQAMKAVVGEEALSAEDLLYLEFLTKFEKNFISQGGYENRTIFESLDIGWQLLRIFPKEMLKRIPQSLLQEFYPRDGRQGADAK, from the exons ATGCCTGATGTAAAATCAGCTGTTGCCGCAAGCAAGGAACATACTCTAGCCGTCACAAGAGATTACATTTCTCAGCCAAGGTTGG TATACAAGACCGTCTGTGGTGTCAACGGCCCCTTGGTCATTTTGGATGAAGTCAAG TTTCCAAAATATGCCGAAATTGTTCATTTGGTCCTTGCCGATGGCAGTGCCCGCACTGGGCAGGTACTGGAGGTCAGTGGATCAAAAGCTGTTGTTCAG GTGTTTGAAGGCACCTCCGGTATTGATGCCAAGAACACTGTGTGTGAATTCACTGGAGACATTTTACGAATCCCAGTGTCTGAAGACATGCTTG GCAGAGTATTCAATGGCTCCGGCAAACCTATTGACAAAGGTCCTCCAGTGTTGGCTGAAGACTTCCTAGATATTCAGG gccAGCCTATCAACCCATGGTCTCGTATCTATCCGGAGGAAATGATTCAAACTGGGATCTCTGCCATTGACGTCATGAACAGTATTGCCCGAGGCCAGAAAATTCCCATCTTCTCTGCAGCTGGCCTTCCTCACAACGAT ATTGCTGCCCAGATCTGTCGTCAAGCTGGCCTTGTGAAGCTTCCTGGAAAGAGTGTCCTTGACTCGTCAGAAGACAACTTTGCCATTGTTTTTGCTGCGATGGGT GTGAACATGGAAACTGCAAGATTTTTCAAACAGGACTTTGAAGAGAACGGCTCCATGGAGAATGTGTGTCTCTTCCTGAACTTGGCAAATGACCCAAC tATTGAGAGGATCATTACACCACGTCTCGCCCTGACTACTGCCGAGTTCCTGGCCTACCAGTGTGAGAAGCATGTGCTGGTGATCCTGACTGACATGTCTTCATACGCAGAAGCTTTGCGAGAGGTATCTGCTGCCCGAGAAGAAGTTCCTGGTCGACGTGGCTTTCCAGGTTACATGTACACCGACTTGGCCACCATATATGAGCGGGCTGGGCGGGTAGAAGGTCGCAATGGCTCAATCACACAGATTCCCATCTTAACCATGCCCAATGACGATATCACTCACCCCATACCTGACTTGACAGGCTACATTACTGAAGGCCAAGTGTATGTTGATCGGCAGCTACACAATCGGCAG ATCTATCCACCCATCAATGTGTTGCCATCCCTGTCTCGACTTATGAAATCTGCCATTGGAGAAGGCATGACGAGGAAGGACCACGCAGACGTCTCCAACCAGCTG TATGCCTGTTATGCCATTGGCAAAGATGTACAAGCAATGAAGGCAGTTGTTGGAGAAGAAGCTCTAAGTGCTGAAGACTTGCTTTACCTGGAGTTCCTTACAAAGTTTGAAAAGAACTTCATCTCCCAAG